From Candidatus Firestonebacteria bacterium RIFOXYD2_FULL_39_29:
TACAAGAGGCATTAAATAGAATATAAGTTTTAACGGATAAAATACTGCCGATTGCAGGTTAGCTATAAACGGAGAGCCGCAGCCTGAAAAATTATTCCAAAGAGGAACAACGCCTGAACTGACAGAATTATCAGCAAAGATCTGCCAGGGGTAAAATTGCAGAATAATATCACGGAAAAACGGTATTTTATTCAAAAAGACAAGTTCACTCCAGAAAAATACGCAGAGCAGAATCAACAAAACCGGATATAAGACAGTTATCCGTAATTTCAAAGGTCTTTCTCCAGATTCTGAAGGGCCTCCTGCATTTCTTTAAGTCCCTCTTGCAGTTTTTGGATGGTTTTAATTATTTTCTGTCTCTTCTTTAGAAATTCCTGATATTGTTCTTCCTTCTTTTTTCTGAGCTCTTTTAGTCTATTGTTAATTTTTACGTCAAGCGGGTTATTTAACGCTATGCGCTCATATATGTTGATAGCATCATCCACAAGCCCCTGTGTTACGTAAATCTCGGCAACAGTAGAAGTTTCCATATTCCCTTTCTTTTCTTCTTTAGACGTCATCTGACTTATACTCTCTTTTACTCTATCAGCAGCAACACTGTTTCCTTCATATCTATACAAAGTTTCCAGCATAGTATTCGCAGTCAAGTTCAAGGGATCCACTATAATTACTTTCTCAAGTTCCAACTTTGCATCCTTTGTCCTGTTCATCTCAAGAAGAAGTTTTGCTGCAAATATCCTGGCAGAAATGTAACTCTGATTTTTTTCCAATCCTGACAACACAAGAGAAAGAGCCTCATCTTTCAGACCGGCTTTATAATAAAGCTCACTCAACTCCAGAAACACCTGACTTTCCGGTTCTTTAATCAGTCTATTTTTTACTTCTTCTATTTGTTTTGCTAATTGCTCTTCCATAGATTATTCCTTTTTTAGCCGGTTTCTTAAAATATAGCACAAACAAAATGCAAATAATAGTCAAAACACTGATAAAAGAAACAATCAGCCCTATTTTAAAAGCTTTTGGATTATATTTGAAAAATATCTCATGTTTTCCCTGAGGACAAACAAGACCTCTGAATATTCCGTTAACCCTGTAAATCTTTTCTTTTTTCTTATCTACAAACACTTCCCATCCCGGGTAATATGTATCATTTAAGACCACAAAGCTTTTTTCCGGCAATAAAGCATTTATTTTGACGGTATTAGGTGTCTCCTCTATAATTTCAACCTTTCCCGTCCTTCCCTCAGAAACACCTATTGCAGACGTACTGTAAATAATCGTTTCCTTCTTCGGGTCAAAATTATTATTTATTATGTATTCTTTTGCCCGGATTTCGTCAAAACATTTAATATTTTTCGCAACAAAGCACCTTGGCAGGGAATCTTTATTCTCATAAACACTTACTCCGTCAAAAGAATATATTAACGGAAAAACTTTTTTGTCCAATTCCTCTTCAGTTACTATATATTTCGCGGAAAGAATATTCAGATACCGCCGTTTTCTGTTTTTTTCTATATATTCTAAAAATTCATACTGTTCCCTGACTAATATTGAATCATACCCCGAGACAACTCTAATACCTAAAAGCATATTTTGATTTACGTATAACCTGTTCTTAGCATAATACATCGCGTCATAAAATGTCTCTCCCTGAAGCCAAGCCTCTTTATTCTTGCTTCTAAGAAGAAAGGTTCGTTCCGCACCCTGATTTTCTTTTAAAAACAACTCAAGCCCGGTACTTTCCTTGAAGAACCCGGAATTAATCCGCTGATTTATGGGTTCATTACAGATAAAAAGTTCAACCAGAACTATGAAAATAATAGTTACTGCTGCAAATCTTTTTTTTAGTTTCCCCATAAGAAAAGCACTTAACACCAGAGCCGCAAAAAAAAGAATTCCGCTTGATTGTAGAACAAACCCGGTTATCTCCTTATGATTCTGATACGCATAATATAAAGAAGAATACGAAACAGCAGGATTAATCAACCTGACAAGCAAAGAAAATATTTGTCTGTTAAAAATATATATTAAACTACTAAGAACTACAAGGCTAGACCCCGAGAAGATAACAATTTTTGACAAACGGTATTTTTGCTGCTTCCCGGTTTCAAATATTTTCTCCAAAGTATAGCCGGACAGGAAGGCAATACTTAAAAATACGGGGAAAATATATTTTACCGGGAACCGTACCTGCTTATACCCTGGCAGAAACGAATACATTTGTTCGTAGAATATGTTATAGCGCCCTACGGCTAAGAACAGGGATATAAAGCCGATCAGGACAAAAAATAACAGATATTTTTTATTCTCATTTTTTTCTTTCATGATATGAACCTCTGCGGACTTACGTCCGGAGTTTCGGCGAATGGAATTCAATTTATTATTCATGCCATAAAATACAGAGGAAATTGCTAAAACCGAAGGAAGTAAACCGATAAAAGCGCTTTTTAACCATATTTGACTCTTTTCTCCGGAAAGAAACTCAAAAACAGAACCCTCTTTAAAAAATGACGGTATAAATAATGAAAGAATACCTTCAGGCGGAAATGACCAGAGACTGTTCAAGATACGCGTAACTGCTTCAGGTTGATTATACCTGTCGGAATTTCTCAAAAACTCCAGGAACGGCAGCAGCTGAAAAGAGGAAAATAGGAAGGCGAGAAACAAAGTACCAAAATATACGAACACCGGCTTTTTTTCAAGAAATAACAGGGAAAACATTGCCAGCATCCCCAGGGTAACATATACTATTGTCGGCTCCCCTCCCAGAAACTGAACCGTTAAAAGAGCCCCTGTAACAACCGTACACAGCAATCTTTCTTTTAAACCTTTTTTCTCCAAAGCTTTTTTAAAGACCAAAAGAATTAAAGGCACCCAGATAACGGAAGAAAGCGTCGTAAGCATCTCAACTGAGGAAACCATGTATCCGGAAAATGCAAATATTACCCCAGCAAAGAACGCAGAGTATTTTTTAAACCGGAAGTCAAGGCAAAGAAAGTAAACAAATAAACCGGCAAGAAATAAATGTACCGCAATGAAGAGATTAAAACCAAAGTTAAACGGTAATATATAGTGAAAGATACTTAAAGGATATGCCACCTGCGACTGCAGTCCGGCGAAAAACGGAGTTCCGCAGGAATTCAGCGAGTTCCAGTGCGGAAAAACGCCCGACCGCAGCCATTCGGAGGCAAACTTCTTGTACGGATAAAAATACCTGTAAATATCTCTGTAAGAGAACGAGTTACCCAGAAATAAGGTATCAAAAAAAAAGATCAGTGTAACTCCTGCCAGCAGAACCGGGTAAATTATATACTTACTTATTCTTTCTTTAATTCGCATAAGATCTTTTTAGCAGTCTGTCCCGGAGTCAAGCTCGAAGTGTCTAAAACCAAGTCTGCAACAGCTTCGTAAAGCGGCAATCTGACAGAAAGCAAAGCTTTTAAATTCTTTAAACTTTCGGAGCGGCTTCCTGTCTTTAGTAGAGGCCTTTTATCCTTTTGAGACTCAACCCTCTTTAATATACTTTTCTCATTAGAAACCAGAGCAATCACAAACCCATTTTTTTTCAGGCGTTTCATATTTAAGATGTTTTTTACAGCTCCGCCCCCGGTCGAGATAACTATAGTTCTTTTATTTGAAACTCTTCTAATAATATTTTTCTCAAGTTTTCTGAAATACTTTTCGCCTCTTTTCTTAAATATTTCTTTAATAGAAAGCCCTGCTTCAGCTTCAATAAGCTCATCAGTATCAACAAACTTTCTTTTCATTTTCAGGGCAATTAACCTGCCGGAAGAGGTTTTTCCCGTCCCCATAAAACCAATTAAAACTATGTTCCTTTTCAAATATTTCATTAACTTGTTCAAAGAACTTTTATCCTCTTTAAATAGGCCTTTAAAGAGGCTTTAATATCCATAAGGGTATCCCCTCCGAATTTTTCAATAAAACAATTTGCTATTTCATACGCGACAATAGATTCTCCGACCACACATGCAGCAGGAACTGCACAGGTATCAGAACGTTCCACAGTGGCTTTAACTTTCTTTTTAGTAATTATATCAATACTATTTAAAGGTTTATATAGTGTTGCAATAGGTTTCATAGCGGCTCTGACTAAAATATCAGACCCATTACTCATTCCTCCTTCAATGCCTCCGCAGTTATTAGATTTTCTATAGTAAGAACCTTTACCGAAATATATTTCATCATGAACCTTTGACCCCTTCTGCTTCGCTGCTTTAAAACCAAGACCAATTTCTACTCCTTTGATTGCCTGCAGGCTCATAAGTCCTCCTGCAAGCCTTGCATCCAGTTTTTTATCCCACTGCGTATAAGAACCGACTCCGGCAGGGACCTTTTTAGCTATTATTTCAAATACACCGCCGACAGAATCTCCGTTCTTTTTCGCTTTTTCGATAACTGCTATCATTGCCTTCTCCGCTTTTTTATCAGAAGTTCGTAAAGGTGACGCTTCAACAACAGATTTATATTTTATATCGGAAGGTTTTGCCATAATACCGGCAATTTCTGTTACATAACCAAAAATATCCACGCCAAATTCCTTAAGAAACTTTTTACAGACGGCGCCGGCAGCTACTCTTGCAGCGGTCTCTCTTGCACTCGCACGTTCAAGAACATCTCTTATATCAGAAAGTCCGTATTTTAAAGACCCTGAAAGATCAGCGTGTCCGGGGCGGGGCATTGTAACTGGGCAAATAACCTTATTTCCCCAATTTTTAAAATCACTATTAGCTATTAATAAAGTTACCGGAGAGCCAATGGTTTTTCCGTTTCTGACACCGCTTACAATTTCCACGGCATCGTTCTCTATAGACATCCTTTTGCCCCTGCCATATCCTTCCTGACGCCTTTTAAGCTCAGGATTGATGTCCAAGGTCGAAAGTAAGAGCCCGGAAGGAAGACCGTCAATTACAGCAACCAACGCTTTTCCGTGAGATTCACCGGCTGTTAAAAACCTTATCATTTTCACTCCAAATAATTATGCGGGTCTCAAAGGACCCGCATAATATAGTATTTTAATAAGAATTCTATCTGATTATATGCGGAGTCATAAAGACTACCAAATCCCTCTTTGTTTTTGCGACTGTCTTGTTCTGAAAAAGAATAGAACCTATCAGGGGAATGTCCCCAAGAACCGGAACTTTATGAATAGTTACAATTTCATCCTCTCTGATCAGTCCGCCTATTACAAACGTATCACCGTCTTTTATCAGTACCTGCGTATTTGCCGTTCTGGAATCTACTATAGGCGGCGGTCCGACGGAAACAATTGAACTCACATTTGGCTTTACCTGCAGGGTTACATAGTCATTCCTGTTAATTTGAGGAGTTACTTCAAGCGTCACACCCGCATCAACAGCGCCATAAGTTGCAGCACCTGTTTGGGCATTAAAACCGCTTATATATGTGTAGGCTTGTGTAATATTTATCGTAGCCGTCTTATTGTCAACAGTGGTTATTCTCGGATTTGCAATTAAATTAGCATCATTGTTTCTTACTAAAGCGTCAAGAGCAATCCAGAAAGAAGTATTTCCGGCAATTCCAAATTGAAACTGAGCCGATTTCGCAGCACCCGTGTTTGGCGGAGCAATACTTGCTTTCAATTGAGTAGTATTTGCAGTCCCAGGGTAAAGATCCGTCATTAAACCGCTGCCCACACCTGTAGTACCTCCCGTTTCTATATCCCACCTTATTCCAAGTTTATCTTCACTTTCTACTTTCAAATCAACCAATTTTGCTTCTATGTTTACCTGTGCAGTCTTGGTATCCAGGCTTTCAATTAAATTAGCAAAAGTCTCCATTTTAGTGGTGATATCCGTAATAATTAAAGTGTTTGTTCTTATGTCAGATTGAATTCTTCCGATTCCGCTTAAAAAAGGGAATATTGCAAGCTGGAGATCTGCAGCCTTTGCAAAATTAATAGAAAAATATCTTGTTTCAATAATAGCATTTTCTTCTTCCGCTTTTAGTTCTGCCGGAGTAGCAACACGAATAATATTACCTTCAGTTTTATACGCAAAACCATTTTGTTTCAGGACTAAATCCAGTATTTTTTTCAAACTGACACCTTTAAGCTGAATAGACGGAATACTACCCGAAACACTTCTGCTAGTAACCAGGTTAAACCCCGCCTCGGAAGCAATGGTGTTTAAAAAAGTTGTAAGGTCGGCATTTGTGAGAGAAACATAAGGGACAATCTGATCCATATCTCCCTTTTTCATGGTACCTTTTTGCAAAGCAAACTGATCCGTCTTTTCGACTTCTTCCGAAAGAACCACCTGCTCCCCAAGTTTTTTCGTTGATTCTTCATTCGAAACAGATTTCACAGGAACTTTACTTTCAGAGGGCATGGTCTCTTTACTTTTTACCAGAGTCACCACAATTTTTGTAGAATCAATCTCTTTTTGAAAATCACATTTATCACTCAGTGTAACAACTACCCTGCAAATCTTTTGCGGCTGGGCCGCATATTGAGATACCTTATAAGAAGTCACAATTGACGATCTGACAGGTTTTTCTGAAGCATCAACGGAAAGCGAGGCAGGCATTATATCCATAATCAACTGATACTTGTCCGCATTCTTTGAGTTAATAATCGGCTCCAGATTAATCTTGGCATCCTTCAGGAGCTCACTGCCTTCTTTTATAGGAATCGTTAGTACAGCCGTATCAGGTAAAGCATCAATTCCAACCTCACCGATTAAAGCAAAATTACTTTTTCCATCCTGAGAGAAGGAAAAAACACATAAAAAGACTGAGATAAGAACGGCTATTTTATTCACAATATTATGCTCCTTTGATTGTAGCTTTTCGCTACTCTTACTTCAGAATATCAAAATATTTTTCTTTTTGTCCGATAATATTTTCCACAGTATACATAAGCTTTACCTTATCGCCTTCAACCCTGCCCTCTATACCCTGAATAAAAAGATTATCCTTTGTATAAAATTTCCTATCTTTCAGCATGAACGAATTACGGGTACTATCTTCAAAGACAAAAGTCGGATTTTTCCCGGTTAAAGCCAGAACCTGAGTCAATCTCAGACCCATTATATTAATATTCTCAGCAAGAGCTTTTGATTCTTCCAGCACAATAGAAACAAAAGGATCCCGGATAACACCCGAATATCTGTAAAGCGGATAAATTGCTCTCTCTTCAGTATCTTCTTTTTTAGAATAGCGGGCCTGACCGGTATTACTTTGAGTAGAAACAAAGGTTTTAAGATTTACAACCATGTTAACAGATCCTTTAGCAGGTGAAGCACCTCCTCCAGCCCCTGCTACAGAAAATTGGACATCAAAACAATTCAATAGACGGACAGAATAACCCAGCCTGGTTATGAATTTTCCAAAATCATTATAATCCCCCACAAGACTCAGCACTATCGCAACTTCATTGTAAAAACTTTTCCCGGGAGCGCTTTTTCCGGGAGTAAAAGATTGAACGGTAATATTATATTCAGCAGCAGCCCTGCTTATTTCTTTAATACATTCCGATTGATTCTCGGTATTTGGAAGCCTGCGCATGGTAAAGAATAATTCCAATTCCGCATTTTTTGCATCTTTTTTCAATTTCTCATAGTCTGCAAACTTTTTCTTTGCTTCTTCGTAACTGTCTTTTTTGCTTTGTAGTTCGACACCTAAAACACCGACACTCTTCAATGTCGGGAGGTACAATTCAAAAACATATCCATAAATCGCAGCACCTGCGACTATAACAATTAAAGCATATTTTTGTATCTGATCCTTTGACACTCTTTGCTCCTCTTTTTTACTGAACCCTCAGACTGTTAAAAATAATTCCAAATTCTTCCTTGCTGTTTCTAAAACCTTCTTCCGAGTCCGAACAAGTAATTATAAAACCTTTACCGCCTTTCACGCAAAATATCTGACGCTGTTCCAGGGTAACAGTTTTATTTTTCTCGCTTTTTGACTTAGTCAGCCATCTAAACCCCAGGTCGTAAACCTTTTCTCCGTTAATTGTAAACTCTTTTTCACTTATCTTTTTATAGCCCTGCCACTTAGAAAATTTGACCTCATTTGCTTCCTGAAATTCCTTTGATGTTATATTTGGCTTTGACAACTTTTCTACCGCCAAGGTCACCATAGGTGTATACTTAGATTTAATATCACGTTTTTCTTTTACTATTACAGCCAAAACATTAGAAGAAGCTATAGAATCCCCTATTCTCCATCCATCCGGGACAAAAAGACTGCAATTATGTTCCTTATTAATATAGTTATTCCCGTACACTCCAGTCTTTGAAACATCCTGGACAACCATTTGCTTTGGCGGCCTTATTTTAGCATCCTCTATCGCCTGAAATGATAAGACAAAATTATTAGAAATTCTGCCGTTTACAACCGCTTCTGTCATACTCGAAACAAAAGCATTTCTGAAGAAACCCGTCGACTCATTTAAATTTGTCGCAAAGTCAGCAACCGATTCTTTATATAAAGCAACTCCGGTTGCTGTAAAAGTCCGAACCCCGCCGGCCTCCACCTTATTACTAAGTGAATTAAGCCAGATATTATTAGGAATTGTCTTATTAAAACTGTCCAAAATCAATAACCAGTATACCTGTTTATCTTTTAATTCATTAATCACATCAAGATACTCTTTAACAGAAGCATTTGTCTTTTTGATATTTTCCATCTCAATCAGAGTCTGTGTAAACTCCTGTTGTTTACTCTCCACTTCTTTTATCTGAGATTTCAAAGTCTGCACCTGTGCAAGTGTTACCAGATATAACCCGACCATTCCTGTCACTACTACAATAACAATAAGTATCCCCAGCGCAATCATCTGTTTTAGACGTTTCGCCTTGTAGTAACTTTCCGGTAACAGATTAATTTCTATCAGCATTTTTCCTACTTTACTTTTCTGACAGCCAGCCCGATCGAAACAGGAAGAAACGGACCGTACTGTTTAACTTTCTCATCAAAAGCCGCAACATCAGCAATTTCTATCTTATTAAAGGGATTAAGAGGCTCAACAGGTATTTTTAACCTTTCGGATATAAACTTATCAATATTCTGAAGCTTCGAACTGCCCCCGCATATGTAAACCTTACTTATGGATCTTTTCTTGGCAGAGGATTCGTAGAAGTCAAAAGCTCTGCGTATTTCCATTACTAATTTGCCCAGAGTAGTGGAGATGGAACTATAAATTCTGACCCTTTTGTCTTCTTTGCTGGGAATTCTGGTTAAAACAACATTCTCAGATTCAATTATTATTCCACCCTGCTCTCTTTTTAATTTTTCAGCTTCAGCAAAACCAAGGTTAAACTCTTTAGAAATATCATTAGTCAGACTAATGCCTCCGATAGGTATGTCCCGGGAAAACCTGGTTACGCCATCTTCCACTATATTAAGATTAGAATACTTGGCTCCTATATTTATGATAGCCACAGTTTCGCCGTCTTTCTTATCATAATTTACTTCCAGAGAATTATGAAGCGCCATACTATCTATGTCGATAAGTACAATGTTCAAACCCGCTCCCTGAAGCAGATGTATATACTGGTTAACAACTTCTTCTTTAATCGCAACAAGCAGTACTTCAACTTTCTTTTGCCCTTCTTCGGTGACTTCCCCCAAAATATGAAAATCAAGAACCACCTGATCAATCGAGAAAGGAATATATTGCTCCGCTTCAAATCTTATAACACCTTTCAATTCTTCCCTGGTCATATAAGCCAATTTAATATAACGGACTATAATCTGATCTCCGGAAAGAGAAATTGACACATCCTTTGTTTTAAAACCTGTCTCAAGAACTAACTTCTGTACTGCGGCCTGTATTAATGAATTTTTCTGCGCCGGTTCCAGAGTATCAATGGGCTCTTCCCCTATATCAGCAACTGCAAAATTAACAAGTGTAAACCTGCCTCCCCTTTCTTTCAGAAGGCTTAATTTTACAGAGTAACTCCCTATGTCTAAACCTATCGCATATGACATAACATTCCTTTAGTTATTCCAACCCGGATTAAATATTCCGGATAGTTTATCTCCGGCAAGAATCATAATAACAGTACCCAGCACCAGAAAAGGACCGAAGGGAATATAGTCTTTTCTCCCTTTTTTTTTCATAAGCAACAAAGTTAAGCTAATCACCCCTCCGAAAACAACGGAGACTATCACCATCATAACCGTACTTCGCCAGCCCAGAAAAGCCCCTATTGCAGCAGCTAACTTAACATCTCCCATCCCAATACCTTCCTGTTTGTACACCAAACGGCTGACATAAGCTATCGTTAAAAATATCGCGCCCCCCGTAAGGAAACCCACCAGAGAAAGCAGCGGACTCTGTCCCAGAGTGAAATAACTAAATATCAATCCGAGTATAGCAAGCGGAACGACAGTTACATCATAGATATATTGTGTTTTTAAATCTATCAACCCAATGACTACAAGAAACGAAAACAGGATAACAGTAGAAAATAATTCTATGCTATATCCAAATTTTAAATATGCCGACAAAAACAGTATAGCAGTAAGAACTTCGACTATCAAGTACCTTGGAGTAATTTTTATTTTACAGTAACGGCATCGTCCGCCAAGTATCAAATAGGAAAACACGGGAACATTATCATACCATTTGATTTCTTTTTTGCATTTTGGACAATGCGAATTGGGGTAAATA
This genomic window contains:
- a CDS encoding chorismate synthase, producing MIRFLTAGESHGKALVAVIDGLPSGLLLSTLDINPELKRRQEGYGRGKRMSIENDAVEIVSGVRNGKTIGSPVTLLIANSDFKNWGNKVICPVTMPRPGHADLSGSLKYGLSDIRDVLERASARETAARVAAGAVCKKFLKEFGVDIFGYVTEIAGIMAKPSDIKYKSVVEASPLRTSDKKAEKAMIAVIEKAKKNGDSVGGVFEIIAKKVPAGVGSYTQWDKKLDARLAGGLMSLQAIKGVEIGLGFKAAKQKGSKVHDEIYFGKGSYYRKSNNCGGIEGGMSNGSDILVRAAMKPIATLYKPLNSIDIITKKKVKATVERSDTCAVPAACVVGESIVAYEIANCFIEKFGGDTLMDIKASLKAYLKRIKVL